A genomic stretch from Vulpes lagopus strain Blue_001 chromosome 11, ASM1834538v1, whole genome shotgun sequence includes:
- the LOC121472243 gene encoding olfactory receptor 4P4-like codes for MEGQRNVSEFILLGLSHDQNMQIFCFVLFLFCYAALLVGNLLILVSIRGSPLFHQPMYYFLSHLSTLDICYTSSVTPKLIADLLVERKAISYGNCMLQVFAMHFFGMIEVLILTVMAFDRYAAICKPLHYLLIMNRTRCNLLVLAAWAGGAVHSFPQFCMVIRLPFCGPNEIDHYFCDIFPLLKVACTDTYITGVLMVVNSGMVTLVTFVVLFFSYVIILFTLRNHSAEGRRKALSTCGSHITVIVLFFGPSIFAYLRPPTNFPEDKVFALFYTIIAPMFNPLIYTLRNSEMKNAMRKFWCQT; via the coding sequence ATGGAGGGCCAGAGGAATGTCTCAGAATTCATTCTTTTGGGACTTTCGCATGACCAGAACAtgcaaatattttgctttgtgCTCTTCTTATTCTGTTATGCGGCTCTCTTGGTAGGAAACCTTCTGATCCTTGTCTCTATTCGAGGCAGCCCTCTTTTTCACCAACCAATGTACTACTTCCTCAGCCACTTATCCACTTTGGACATCTGCTATACCTCTAGCGTTACACCCAAATTAATTGCTGACCTGCTAGTGGAAAGAAAAGCCATCTCCTATGGTAATTGTATGTTACAGGTCTTTGCCATGCACTTCTTTGGAATGATTGAAGTTCTAATCCTTACAGTCATGGCCTTTGATCGCTATGCTGCCATCTGCAAACCTCTCCACTACCTGCTTATCATGAACAGGACAAGGTGCAATCTCCTAGTCTTAGCTGCTTGGGCTGGTGGGGCTGTCCACTCCTTTCCTCAATTCTGTATGGTAATCAGGTTGCCCTTCTGTGGGCCTAATGAGATTGATCACTATTTCTGTGATATATTTCCTTTGCTAAAGGTTGCCTGCACTGATACCTACATCACTGGTGTCCTTATGGTTGTCAATTCGGGAATGGTTACCTTAGTgacatttgtggttttatttttttcttatgtcatTATATTATTCACTTTAAGAAATCACTCAGCGGAAGGAAGACGCAAAGCCCTCTCTACCTGTGGATCTCACATCAcagttatagttttattttttgggcCTTCCATCTTTGCCTACCTTAGACCTCCAACCAATTTCCCTGAGGATAAAGTATTTGCTCTGTTTTACACCATCATTGCTCCTATGTTCAATCCTTTAATCTATACTCTGAGAAATTCAGAGATGAAAAATGCCATGAGAAAATTTTGGTGTCAAACATGA
- the LOC121501504 gene encoding olfactory receptor 4P4-like, with protein sequence MENQNNVTEFVFMGLWGNKQMELLLFLLFLLCYLAILMGNFITLLTIIQSHLIEQPMYYFLCHLSLMDLCYTSTVVPRLIRDLGAARKNISYNNCMTQLFTAHLLAGVEIFILVSMALDRYVAIVKPLHYMVIMSRRRCNLLIFMAWGVGFWHSVALLLLVLNLPFCGPNQIDHYICDVKPLLKLVCRDIRVVNILVISNAGMVVVAVFLVLVASYILILYNLRAHSSVGRRKALSTCSSHVMVVILFFVPCIYIYVLPAGSENKDKEISVFYTVIAPLLNPLIYTLRNMEMRNAMWKVWSKMAHMKFR encoded by the coding sequence ATGGAAAATCAGAACAATGTCACAGAATTTGTTTTCATGGGTCTGTGGGGAAATAAACAAATGGAGCTACTGCTCTTTCTCTTGTTCCTGCTCTGCTATTTGGCAATCTTAATGGGAAACTTCATCACCTTACTCACGATCATCCAAAGCCATCTAATTGAACAACCAATGTACTATTTTCTCTGTCACCTTTCCCTCATGGACCTCTGCTACACCTCCACTGTGGTCCCCAGGCTAATCAGGGACTTAGGTGCAGCCAGAAAAAACATTTCCTATAACAACTGTATGACCCAGCTCTTCACTGCCCACTTGCTGGCAGGGGTGGAGATATTCATCTTGGTGTCCATGGCTTTAGACCGCTATGTTGCCATTGTCAAGCCCCTGCATTACATGGTCATCATGAGCCGGCGGAGGTGTAACCTGTTGATCTTCATGGCCTGGGGTGTGGGGTTTTGGCACTCTGTAGCTCTATTGCTCTTGGTACTCAATCTACCTTTCTGTGGTCCTAATCAGATAGATCATTACATATGTGATGTGAAGCCTCTTTTGAAACTGGTGTGCAGAGATATTCGTGTTGTTAATATCTTGGTGATTTCAAATGCAGGAATGGTGGTGGTTGCTGTGTTTCTTGTCCTGGTGGCTTCTTACATTCTCATATTATATAATCTTAGGGCCCACTCCTCTGTAGGGAGACGCAAAGCTCTCTCCACCTGCAGCTCTCATGTAATGGTggtcattttattctttgtgccTTGTATCTATATTTATGTTCTACCTGCAGGGAGTGAAAACAAGGATAAGGAGATCTCTGTGTTTTACACTGTGATTGCTCCCTTGTTGAATCCTCTCATTTATACCCTGAGAAACATGGAGATGAGAAATGCCATGTGGAAAGTGTGGTCTAAAATGGCACATATGAAATTCAGGTAA